The Cyprinus carpio isolate SPL01 chromosome B22, ASM1834038v1, whole genome shotgun sequence genome contains the following window.
TATTCAGGGGTCTCTATAAACAGTATTCAATATTGATATTgagattaatattaaaacaaaagtcATGGCCCAAGTGTTATCTAAAGTACAACCATTAAGGGTATCCAGCAGCTGATAGATAGTAAAGAGTTTGGGATTTAATTGAACTGAACATTTAAACGCTGCCCTTTGTTGAACTCATTATGAGGAACATCTGTTAATATCCCCAAGTGATAAATAAACCTTTACCTCCTTCATTTCCAGATGTATCTCTTTCAGGCCATGTAGAACCTCCTCAAGATTCACAACAACTCTTTGGATCTGGTCCCGAATAGCTCTCTCTGACTGCTTAGAGCTGAAAGCATAAGACCCTCTTCCAGGTCCACTGAGATCCACTTGGGCGACCTTTGCTTGACACTTAAGGTGGTTCGAATTGGTCTTGTTGACATCTTTGGTAGACAGCATAACTTCATTTACCAGACTAGGTCCATTTAAGTCTTGCATTACAGGTCCCGGGCATTTACATAAAGTTCCCTGTCTGTTAGAAGGGCAAAGTTCTGCATCCTTATTAAAGGTCGAATTGTGAGCACCGCTTGCGTCCATCCAGTCTGATGCATGTTGTTCCGTAAGCAAGGCCCCTTGCACAGAGCCCGATTGTTGCTCAGCTGCACAAACAGGCACTCCACAGTTTCCATGACCTCTGAACTGTGTTGGCGCGTCTCGAGCACACTTCCTCAAGAAGGGGTGTGGCTCGGTCTGGTGCCGGTGGACCACAAAGCTGCATTTTCTCAAGCTGTAGTTCACAGAGACGCTGTTATGTTGCAGCCCGTTCCCTGGAGGCCGGTTCAACTGCACGCTGGTCTGAGAAATCTGGCCAGTCACGTCTAACTGTGCATGACCCCCCTGAACAGCTAAATGTTTTTTGGCAGTGTATCCATTAAGGGGGGAATTCTGCTGCTTTGGTCCACAGGTGTTCGTTCCGTGTTCCCCAGTCCCAAAATAGGCAAGGATGTCCGCTTGAGGTCTTTGTATTCCATTTTGTAGTTGGCTTAAACTGGTGGGTTGAATGCGTGTCTCTCCGACCCCTTTTGTCTCGGAGAACATTCTGCGGCCCAAGAAGGGGACTCTCGAGAGGACGTGTCTCTTCTTTAAGTGTCCCGGCCTTGTCATTACCAGGAGATGTTTTTCTCATCTGTCCTGTCTTTAAACTTTATCTTGCATGTTTCTTCAATCTGACCCCCACCTTCTGGTGTGTTGTTTCTTCTCACAGATGTTATCCCGGTGTGTTTTCTTCCTCTGGACCCTTGCCCTTCTTTCTCTCTTACCTCACTTTGCTCGCTTCGTCCTCTCGTTGGCGGCGGGCCTCCGTTTTTCACCCTCTCCCTCAAACTCCCAGCATTTCTGTTCCACTGGCTGTTGCTTGCTTCCTGCCTTTGACGCCCTCCCCAtcccctctctctcactcactcgcacTGCGCTGCCTCCCTTTCTGGTTCATTCTTCCTCCCACTCCCTCTCACGGATTTTCCTCTCTCCCTCGCTCTCATTTATGTACTTGCAGGAACTCGTCGTACCTCAATCAGTGAGGGTGGTCATGGAGGGGGGATTTAATCCAGTGCTGATGCTGTGTGTCCATGTATGTTCCCAGCCTTGGGACTGATCTGATTACTCCTGTTCTGCCTCAGTACACTACAATTACACCAAGGATTTTATAGCAGGATGCCAGGGGAGGCATACTCCCCCTCTAGTGCTTTATGGGGCAGCACAGGCAGGGCTAGTccctaaaaaaaatgcatgaggatgtgacttttaaaattaataaccTGGCACAATGCAGCATGAAAATACTTCTTAATGTCTTTGGTTTATTTCTGGTATGGAGAGGTTCTCAGAAAGTGCACTGAAGTTTCAATTGTACATTAGTTGttattttcatttccattgcatgttttaaatgtttaaatgtaacagTTTAGCTATATAATGACctataaaaacattgcaaataaaataaaagtgcaattaATTGGAAAGTCAGTCTATATATTTCCCACATTTTTAAGATGGAAGTCCTGTGGTAACATTTGTATTCTCCATACCCAAGATTGAAAGgtcataaatgcaaatgtttaccaTTGTTATTCCCAGCTGCTTTTGCTTTCAGTTCTTTTCTCATTTCCACATAAACTGAATGATCACTCTGAGAAAGGTCAGGAATTTACCCCTGACACAGTCTCTGATTCATAAAATCCCAATCTAAAGTACATCCAGCCAAAAAATAGCTTGCATTCAGGCTGGATTTACTTACTCATTTCTCCCaactatattttactataaagtACTACTCATGATTTTGATGTTGCTAGATACCAATTATATATAGCATACAATAAACAACTGCAAcaattgtatgttttatttttgtctcatGACCTCATTACATCTTTAATAATGTGTCCAATTATCATCTTGGAATAAAATATggttattttgtacttttaagtacactttttgtttttgcattctaaataatatttaataataataatattagaaaatatggatCTAATCATTTTCAGTCCATTCATCACATTGGAAATGGCAAGGTCAAGTTGAGGacgttgcattgtgggatacagcatTGCACAAAGTGCATTTTTTTGTATGCTGGATGCCACAGCAAACTTAATATTGCAAACAGAAAATTTTGTATATTGTGTGCATACTATATTCTCCAAGCATCATGGTAGTAGCATGTTAGCATGCTATTCTAAACAGTAAGGTGATTTGAAAACAGCAGTTAATAGTGCAGAAATTTCACTttaggaaaaaaatttaataaaagcaataaaaatctTGAGTATAGCACTAGGTCTTGCAGCCGACTGCAACATGACTAAAAAGTCACTGTTCAGTCTTACTGATAAACAACTTGAAAGCAGCCACAAAGATGTTATCGTAGACGTAGCTTCTGTGGGCTAATGCTCCAAGAGCGCTGGTCAGAGGGCCTTCTCTTTGACACCAGACACATCACTGCAGCAGTGAACGCATTGCTTTGAGACGTCA
Protein-coding sequences here:
- the LOC109047141 gene encoding uncharacterized protein LOC109047141; the encoded protein is MTRPGHLKKRHVLSRVPFLGRRMFSETKGVGETRIQPTSLSQLQNGIQRPQADILAYFGTGEHGTNTCGPKQQNSPLNGYTAKKHLAVQGGHAQLDVTGQISQTSVQLNRPPGNGLQHNSVSVNYSLRKCSFVVHRHQTEPHPFLRKCARDAPTQFRGHGNCGVPVCAAEQQSGSVQGALLTEQHASDWMDASGAHNSTFNKDAELCPSNRQGTLCKCPGPVMQDLNGPSLVNEVMLSTKDVNKTNSNHLKCQAKVAQVDLSGPGRGSYAFSSKQSERAIRDQIQRVVVNLEEVLHGLKEIHLEMKEVVQKIDLLTADIDIGNEEPGDPLKGCQSGRIDSEVASSQGVCSDKSSLKTPTPSVSPPAYPIKDQGLHDAGQTRESTQDLVISQRHTFGTCSRHRSQKPPPYPYASTMGRVTPKAKDKGQKTPPYPFRRRLLSTIV